GGTGCGGGGGATCCCACGCGCTGATGCGCGTGCGCCAGCCCATGGGCACGCCCCGCAGGCGGATCGAGTAGTCGATCAGCGTTCCGACCTGCATGCGGATGGGGGGCGGGGTGAGGATCCGGAACCGCAGGTGCGGGGGCGTGATGGCGTCAAGGTTCGCAGCGTCGGCGAAGAACGGGAAGACCTCGGCGGGCGGATAGGGCAGGTCGAGAGAGGTGATAAGAAGGCGTTCACGTGGCATGCGGGAGGGGTTCGATCGCGCGCGGAGGGCGGATGCACGTCGGGGAACTCCCGGGGCGGTGCCCGCCCCCGGGAGCGCCGGTGCCCGTACCATCGCGCCGCGGAGGTGCACATGCGGCGTGTTCTCAGAGCAGGGCTGGCGTGCGTGCTGGCGGGTGCGTGCGTCGGAGTGGCGGGGTGTTCGAGCGCGAAGATCGCGCTGAAGGAGCAACTGGGCTACGCGAAGCGCGAGCAGCTCGTGGACGCCGTGACGGACGCGCGGGACGAGCAGGAGAAGGCGAAGACGCAGTTCGCGAGCGCGCTCGACGAGTTCCTGGCGATCACCAAGGTGCCGGCGGGCGAGTGGGAGGGGCAGTACCGGGCGCTCTCGCGCCAGCACGAGCGCGCGAAGGACCAGGCCGACGCGGTGCGCTCGGAGATCCGCGAGGTGGACCGGGTGGCGGCGGCGCTGTTCAAGGAATGGGAGCGGGAACTGGGGGAGTACAACAGCGAGCAGCTGCGGCGCGAGTCGCAGCGCGACCTGGACGACACACGGCGCCAGTACGACCGGCTGTACGCGGCGATGCAGGCCGCGGAACGCAAGATGGACCCGGTGCTGGGCGCGCTGGGCGACCAGGTGCTGTACCTGAAGCACAAGCTGAACGCGGCGGCGATCGCCGGGCTGCAGGGCAACGCGGCGCGGATCGAGACGGACGTGTCGGCGCTGCTGCGCGAGATGGAAGCGGCGATCGCGGAGAGCAACCGGTTCATCGAGCAGATGCGGGCGGGCGCGGGGGGCTGACGCTGCGGGCGCGGGGCGGGGCGAGTCGTGCTCACCGCTCGCCGGGCTTGAGGAGGCGTTCGAGGTAGTGG
This genomic window from Planctomycetota bacterium contains:
- a CDS encoding DUF2959 family protein, with product MRRVLRAGLACVLAGACVGVAGCSSAKIALKEQLGYAKREQLVDAVTDARDEQEKAKTQFASALDEFLAITKVPAGEWEGQYRALSRQHERAKDQADAVRSEIREVDRVAAALFKEWERELGEYNSEQLRRESQRDLDDTRRQYDRLYAAMQAAERKMDPVLGALGDQVLYLKHKLNAAAIAGLQGNAARIETDVSALLREMEAAIAESNRFIEQMRAGAGG